The genomic window ATGAAGTCTGGTTATATCGTGGTGTAgggtgtacactgtataaagtCTGGTTATATCGCGGTGTAGGGTGTACACAGTATGACGTCTGGTTATATCGTGTTGTAGGGTGTACACAGTATGAAGTCTGGTTATATCGTGGTGTAGGGTGTACACAGTATGAAGTTTGGTTATATCGTGGTGAAGGGTGTACACAGTATGAAGTCTGGTTATATCGTGGTGTAGGGTGTACACAGTATGAAGTCTGGTTATATCGTGGTGTAGGGTGTACACAGTATGAAGTCTGGTTATATCGTGGTGTAGGGTGTACACTGTATGAAGTCTGGTTATATCGTGGTGTAGGGTGTACACAGTATGACGTCTGGTTATATCGTGGTGTAGGGTGTACACTGGTTATATCGTGGTGTAGGGTGTACACTGTATGAAGTCTGGTTATATCGTGGTGTAGGGTGTACACTGGTTATATCGTGGTGTAGGGTGTACACTGTATGAAGTCTGGTTATATCGTGGTGTAGGGTGTACACAGTATGACGTCTGGTTATATCGTGgtgtagtgtgtgtacacaGTATGAAGTCTGGTTATATCGTGGTGTAGGGTGTACACTGTATGAAGTCTGGTTATATCGTGGTGTGGGGTGTACACAGTATGACGTCTGGTTATATCGTGGTGTGGGGTGTACACAGTATGAAGTCTGGTTATATCGTGGTGTAGGGTGTACACAGTATGAAGTCTGGTTATATCGTGGTGTAGGGTGTACACAGTATGAAGTCTGGTTATATCGTGGTGTAGGGTGTACACTGTATGAAGTCTGGTTATATCGTGGTGTAGGGTGTACACTGTATGAAGTCTGGTTATATCGTGGTGTAGGGTGTACACAGTATGAAGTCTGGTTATATCTCTATAAGTCTATATAGTTATATGTCTAGGGCGTAAAATAATTCACCTTTGTTAGGACATACACAACATGGACATAAATAATTCACCGAAGATAGTACATAAACGCCAATACCGTGGGAAAAATCAAACCTTTTTATCATTTCTTTAATATTTAATCAAAGAAAATGTATCAAACCAGCCATCATACATTGCACGCCATGAACACCCATGTAACCAGCCTTcagtacatgttgtatgtgttctatctacggtgaagtatttctgtacatgttgtatgtgttctatctacggtgaagtatttctgtacatgttgtatgtgttctatctacaatgaagtatttctgtacatgttgtatgtgttctatctacggtgaagtatttctgtacatgttgtatgtgttctatctacggtgaagtatttctgtacatgttgtatgtgttctatctacggtgaagtatttctgtacatgttgtatgtgttctatctacggtgaagtatttctgtacatgttgtatgtgttctatctacaatgaagtatttctgtacatgttgtatgtgttctatctacggtgaagtatttctgtacatgttgtatgtgttctatctacggtgaagtatttctgtacgtgttgtatgtgttctatctacggtgaagtatttctgtacatgttgtatgtgttctatctacggtgaagtatttctgtacatgttgtacgtGTTCTATCTACAatgaagtatttctgtacatgttgtatgtgttctatctacggtgaagtatttctgtacatgttgtatgtgttgtatctacggtgaagtatttctgtacatgttgtgtgtGTTCTATCTACggtgaagtatttctgtacatgttgtatgtgttctatctacggtgaagtatttctgtacatgttgtgtgtGTTCTATCTACggtgaagtatttctgtacatgttgtatgtgttctatctacaatgaagtatttctgtacatgttgtgtgtGTTCTATCTACggtgaagtatttctgtacatgttgtatgtgttctatctacggtgaagtatttctgtacatgttgtatgtgttctatctacggtgaagtatttctgtacatgttgtacgtGTTCTATCTACggtgaagtatttctgtacatgttgtatatgttCTATCTACggtgaagtatttctgtacatgttgtatgtgttctatctacggtgaagtatttctgtacatgttgtacgtGTTCTATCTACggtgaagtatttctgtacatgttgtatgtgttctatctacggtgaagtatttctgtacatgttgtatgtgttctatctacagtgaagtatttctgtacatgttgtatgtgttctatctacggtgaagtatttctgtacatgttgtatgtgttctatctacggtgaagtatttctgtatatgttgtatgtgttctatctacggtgaagtatttctgtacatgttgtatgtgttctatctacaatgaagtatttctgtacatgttgtatgtgttctatctACGATGAATtgtttctgtacatgttgtatgtgttctatctacaatgaagtatttctgtacatgttgtatgtgttctatctacggtgaagtatttctgtacatgttgtatgtgttctatctacggtgaagtatttctgtacatgttgtatgtgttctatctacggtgaagtatttctgtacatgttgtatgtgttctatctacaatgaagtatttctgtacatgttgtatgtgttctatctacggtgaagtatttctgtacatgttgtatgtgttctatctacggtgaagtatttctgtacatgttgtaggTTCTATCTACggtgaagtatttctgtacatgttgtatgtgttctatctacaatgaagtatttctgtacatgttgtatgtgttctatctacggtgaagtatttctgtacatgttgtatgtgttctatctacggtgaagtatttctgtacatgttgtacgtGTTCTATCTATAatgaagtatttctgtacatgttgtatgtgttatatctacggtgaagtatttctgtacatgttgtatgtgttctatctacaatgaagtatttctgtacatgttgtatgtgttctatctacggtgaagtatttctgtacatgttgtatgtgttctatctacggtgaagtatttctgtacatgttgtatgtgttctatctacggtgaagtatttctgtacatgttgtatgtgttctatctacggtgaagtatttctgtacatgttgtatgtgttctatctacggtgaagtatttctgtacatgttgtatgtgttctatctacggtgaagtatttctgtacatgttgtatgtgttctatctacaatgaagtatttctgtacatgttgtatgtgttctatctacggtgaagtatttctgtacatgttgtatgtgttctatctacggtgaagtatttctgtatatgttgtatgtgttctatctacggtgaagtatttctgtacatgttgtatgtgttctatctacaatgaagtatttctgtacatgttgtatgtgttctatctacggtgaagtatttctgtacatgttgtatgtgttctatctacggtgaagtatttctgtacatgttgtaggTTCTATCTACggtgaagtatttctgtacatgttgtatgtgttctatctacaatgaagtatttctgtacatgttgtatgtgttctatctacggtgaagtatttctgtacatgttgtatgtgttctatctacggtgaagtatttctgtacatgttgtatgtgttctatctacggtgaagtatttctgtacatgttgtatgtgttctatctacggtgaagtatttctgtacatgttgtacgtGTTCTATCTACAATGAAGTAttcctgtacatgttgtatgtgttctatctacggtgaagtatttctgtacatgttgtatgtgttctatcaacggtgaagtatttctgtacatgttgtatgtgttctatctacggtgaagtaattctgtacatgttgtatgtgttctatctacggtgaagtatttctgtacatgttgtatgtgttctatctacggtgaagtatttctgtacatgttgtatgtgttgtatctacggtgaagtatttctgtacatgttgtatgtgttctatctacggtgaagtatttctgtacatgttgtatgtgttctatctacggtgaagtatttctgtacatgttgtacgtGTTCTATCTACAatgaagtatttctgtacatgttgtatgtgttatatctacggtgaagtatttctgtacatgttgtatgtgttctatctacaatgaagtatttctgtacatgttgtatgtgttctatctacggtgaagtatttctgtacatgttgtatgtgttctatctatggtgaagtatttctgtacatgttgtatgtgttctatctacggtgaagtatttctgtacatgttgtatgtgttctatctacggtgaagtatttctgtacatgttgtatgtgttctatctACAATGAAGTAttcctgtacatgttgtatgtgttctatctacggtgaagtatttctgtacatgttgtatgtgttctatctacggtgaagtatttctgtacatgttttatgtgttctatctacggtgaagtatttctg from Pecten maximus chromosome 1, xPecMax1.1, whole genome shotgun sequence includes these protein-coding regions:
- the LOC117322719 gene encoding uncharacterized protein LOC117322719, with the protein product MGVHCMCCVNRLQMYEVWLYRGVGCTQYGVWLYRGVGCTQYEVWLYRGVGCTLYEVWLYRGVGCTLYEVWLYRGVGCTLYDVWLYRGVGCTLYEVLLYRGVGCTQYGVWLYRGVGCTQYEVWLYRGVGCTLYKVWLYRGVGCTQYDVWLYRVVGCTQYEVWLYRGVGCTQYEVWLYRGEGCTQYEVWLYRGVGCTQYEVWLYRGVGCTQYEVWLYRGVGCTLYEVWLYRGVGCTQYDVWLYRGVGCTLYEVWLYRGVGCTLYEVWLYRGVGCTQYDVWLYRGVGCTQYEVWLYRGVGCTQYEVWLYRGVGCTQYEVWLYRGVGCTLYEVWLYRGVGCTLYEVWLYRGVGCTQYEVWLYLYKSI